The stretch of DNA GGAAGTTCACATTTATCTGAAAAAAGGAAGTTTACGTTCCTAAAGCTACAAGTCTTGCATTGTTGAGCACTAATGCAAATTATTTTAATGGGTATAAACCTGAATGTGAACATGACGTGCAACAGTAGAACCATATATGTCAAGAGCCGTGCACAAGCCATCATCTCAAAATTATGCAAAAACTGGAATCATAATCTGAGAAATGGCAATATATAATGCCAAGTTATTGTAGATGCAACTGATATCCACTATTCATATATCTAGCTACAGATATATACTGTAATTGACTTCATGCTGACATATCAACAGAAACAGCTGTATAAGACCAAAGGAAGCTATTAAACTATGTTGCATATTGGGCCAATATAATCTCAGTTCACTTTTATGATGTTGGATTTGTGTATGCATTCACATTGGTAGATTCCTTATCAAGTCATCGTCAAGACTCGACAACAACTCACCGAGGGGGAGGGGCTGGGGTCAGGCTGCCTGCGTGCTATCAGCGGAGCTTCGGGGTCATCCTCGTTGACGCCGCTCGTCTCCTTGGGGAACCAACTGGCGAGCCGCCACCAGGATCCCGTCGCCCTCGCGCTGGAGAACCGACACGCGAGCCGCCGCCACCATGTCGTCGCCGCCGTGGTGGGCTCATGGGCCTCCCTCTTGAGCTCGGCCTCCCTCTTCCTCCGGAgctccgcctccctctccctcgcgaGCTCCGCCTGCGCTGCGCGGGCGTCCGCATCAGCCTCGGGGACCTCGCCCCCCGCGCCGCCCTCGGCGGCGGCGAGCAAGAAGTCCAACCCGCGCGCGGGGAGGACGCGGAGACGGAGCAGGGTCCCCCCGGCCAGTGCCACGTCCAGGACGCCTCGCCGGAGGTCGTCCGCGGCAGCCGCATCTCGCATGGCCACTATCCCGTCCAACCTGAGGCACTCTCGTACCAGGTCGCTGATGGCGTCTGACCTGCTGCCCGCCTCTGCCTGCAACAGCGCCTTGGCGGCGGCGCGCAGGTCGGAGGTGTCGAAGCCAGAGGCATCTGCACAAGCTGCTATATCTAGAGCAAGCTGGGCCAGGTGCCTGGCTGCGGCGCGCAGGGCTTCCTTGGGCATGGCGATGGCGAAATCCGCGGCGCCTCCCGTCAGGACCCCCACCGCGAGGAGCAGCGCCTCCTTCCNNNNNNNNNNNNNNNNNNNNNNNNNNNNNNGGTGGGCGGAGGGGGGAAGGGGATGATGAGGAGAGCGGTTACTGGGTTCTTGACGGGGGCGGGAGGATTTATCAGGTGGTCGCTCGGCTCTTGCcggagggggaggggaggagagaATTGGTGAGGTGAAAGGCGGGGCTTCAGCCTGTTTGTTTGATGTTGTTGGATGGAATCGAGGCCCGTTGAGGGGCTCAGGGATTGGTTTGCTTGCTAGTATGATTTTGGGTATGTTGTTTCGCCTGCGTACTGACGCAActtctagggccagttcttttgggcggcttaaaaaataaagtTGCCTCTCtccagcttaaaaaataagccgctccCAAAATTCAtggaggcttctagattagtaattccATAACTAGTTCAGAAGCCCCAATAAATAAGGAAGGGGGCTTATGACAAAAGGTAGGGAGGAggtggcttattttttaagccgccaaaagagctGGCCCCTAGTATTCTAGGCTGAGTCGCTCGTCCGCTCCCGCGAGCGGCCGGGCGAAAAACACAGCCCGCCGCCGCAGCCCTCTTCCATCCTcgccctcctccctcgccgccgccaggggatggcgccgggcaaagcccgcgcgtacgtcggcggcggcggggcccttccCCTCCCCGCGAGGCGCCAGGACGGCGCGGGACGGCCGGCTTCGCGGCGGGGCGCGGCCCGACGGCGGATCTCCTCGGGTCGGAGGCGTTCTATGGTTGGCTGGAGGAGGCTTCGTCGGGCGGTGGGCGGTTGTTTCCGCGGCTTGCGGCGACGAGCTGCGCGTCCTCGTGAGCGGATCTGGTGCGACGCCAGGGAGAtggcgaggtggaggaggagggcgcCGAGAGGGGTCGCGGTGAAGGAGGAGGAGGGCGCGGGGAGGAGGGCCGGTGCGGATCTGGCCGGCGGAGGGCTGGGCAGCGGTCCGGCGGTGGCAGTGGCGCGGATCTGGCGCGCTGCCGCCACGAGGGCCCGAGCTCCGCCCCGTGCTGCTCCTGGCCTGGCACGGAGGTGGGCGCCGCGGAGGCCGACGAGTGAAGGGCGTCGAGGGCACTGACGGGCCGCGCTGGATCTGGGAGGGCTGCGCTTGCTGGAGCAGGGAGGCTCCAGCCGTGGTAGATGCGGGATGCAGGGCCCGTTCTGGCCTCTGCATGCTCGCCGTGGGGAGGTGGACCATGCCTTCACGACTTCAACAACAaggtgctgcggcggcggcggtgtgagTCGGATATGGACGAGCTCCCAAGGGCTTGAGCGGAGGTGTGCGACGATACGGACGAAGGTCCTGCACAACAAGAGCCGATGCTGATGGCGCCTGAGGGTGTCATTTTCCTCCTTGGAGGCGCCACCAAGGTGTGTCGGCATCTTCCTCGGGCTTGGTTGGTAGTGTCTCCGGGCGAAAGCCTAGGTCCGGAGCTGGATCGGCGTGATGGCGGCGTCTCCGACGTCGTTCCTCTGTTGGGAGCATCACGCTTTGAGGCACTGCTTGGAGGTTCTATGTGGCGCTCCTCCGGTGCTCGCCGCTATTTTTGGTGAAGCTCCAGGCGCAATGTACGCCATCGCTGATAAGTCCAAGACGAAGCTTTTTCTGGGACCGACTGAGTTCCGCCATCTGCCTGCACTCTGCTTCAAGGGTAGATGGTGCGTTGACAAAGAAAGTCCCAGTTGGAGCTGCTGCTGTCTTCGGAGGATATTGGCATTGGTCAAGAGACGCGGCAGTGATGCTTAGCCTAGGACAGGCCCTTTTTACTTTGTAGTCGTGTTGTCTATGGTGGGTAGCTCGGCAGCTATTAGGGCtgtcgttttctttttctttgatcTTCGGATCTTTATCATGTTGTTCTTCCGCTGCTTCTTGCTAAATCGAATCAAGCCAGCATtttgctggatctttcaaaaaaaaacttctagTATTCTGTTGAAATGGCTTCCACCTGATCATGATCATCCACATGTTTCTAAGCCAAGACAGAACAGCAAAGCGATTACTGTAGCTACTGCAAGTTTATATGTATACTTCTATGTCATGTTACAGGCTTTGCTTACAGCAAGCAGTACCACAAGCTGAATTCTTGGTTCATAAGGATTAAGGAGGGAGCTTAGAGGAAGAAAATGAACACAAGGACACTGTTTCAATACAGTAAGGTACCTTGCTGCAATCTTTGTTACTATATTTTTTTAGACCAATTATCACTAATACAAAGCAAAAATTCTAGTATGATTCTTCAGATTTTCAGCTTGTTACCACGGTAAGTTGATGAAACAATTTATGTTACTCCACGGAACAGTTCACGAGCCGATGAGCTAATAAAAGAATACAATCTATTGACTGTTTGTTGTTCCGTTGCTGCAACTCAGTCTGCACACCCCTCGTTTATAGAAATTACCAGTGCCCTCTGATTAGAGGGCCGGTTTTGACATGGCAAAACAGTAGAGATTTGTCTTCATTAGCAAGGGAACTGATGATTTACAACTTATGTTACGGATACACAGCGACACTTGCCAGTTTAGATGCAAACTCATGGTTCAGCTATAAAAAAATCTTAACTTTTAACTCGTGTGGCTGGTTCTTTCTTATGAGAAATCTACTGTATGCCACTAACGGGGCTGGTTCCTACTGTAGGTTGCTGAAGAGATAGCTAAAACATGTGTTGAAATTCTTCGACTTCTTTTGAGTTCGGTCCTGAAATTTCTTATTTTCACATTCAGGCAAAGGCGAGTCCAGTAGCTAGGCTTAAACAGGCTCTAGACTACCCTAAAAAATGGTTTGTGATACTTTCCGGTGGATCCAGAGGGAGAGGAAGATGGAGGCGCGAGGGGAGGCGAGCTAGGGTTCGGGAGGGACGTTAGGTTGACTTGTAGGCGGGGCAGGGGTGCGGATGGCCGCCGCATGGCCATCCATGGCCGTGGGCAGCTGCACGGCGGCCACCGAGCCCCTGATGAACAGAGGTAGAAGAGGGTGCCGGTGGTGGGCTAGGTCGGTCCTGTTTGACTTGAAGCCCAGCAGTGCAGAGCATCTCTGGCCTTTCtaatttcttttttctgtttttttactcTCTCAGTTGCTAATTGTTTTGGTACAAAATGACTTTTATAAAATATGGGATTTGGCTCAATAAATATCATGCAATATTTGTCACTGCTATAAAATGGTTGGGGTAATATTTGAAATCATTTGATTTTTTCTTAAATGCAAATGTATTAAAGTGGCTGTTTTGGGCACTGATTTAAATAGGTCAGGGGTAATTTAGCATTAAAGATAATATTGGTTTCTAGATGAAAAATACTTAGTGATTATTTGCAACCCAACGAACATGTTTTGGACAGTTTGAAGAAATAGAAATTTGACTttcaatttaaatttgaatttgggttTGAATTTGAGCAAGTGGCACTTAAGCTTGAGAAACATGATGACTTGGCAAGATTAGAGGGGAGATTATTGTGGCATGATTCTCGGGATGTTACATACTCCAAAGATGCTAAAAGTTCAGCCGTGTTCATCTTCGCACTACAACAACAAAACAAGCAAAGTACATCACCATCGGCTACCAACAATCACCGTCCGGCCAAAATgttgaagtttttaccttgtaagcATTACGTCGAACACTTGGTGGTCGTGACCTTTCTTGCCGGCTGCCGCCATCAGACGCGCCGGAGCAGTGCCGGAAGGTGTCTCTAGAGACGATGCACGAGGCGCCAGCCGTGGGCGGGATGCCGTTgtggcctttttcttcttcctcttcgtggCCTCCTCGGCGAGGGACGGTGCCACCGCCATTGGTTTTCTTGCTCGTTTAGATGTGGGGGGAGCAACAGGAGGGCGGCACACCGTCACCGAAGAGGGCTTTCCACCCCGGCAGGCTTTGCCATGGTTGGAGCCGGAGCTTGAACCCAGTCGACTTTGTTTATCCCCAAGCTCTTCTTCAGCGTGGGCAACCGCACGGGGGTCGTTTCTGGCGGCGACAAGCTAGCGAAGGTGGCTGGCGGGTCCAGGGTATCCATTCTGGTGGGTGGTTCGGTCATCGGTGGCAGCGGCGGGGCGTGGAGGCGGCTGTGGCAGGAAAGAGGAGGCGAGAGAGGAGGCGCCACTATTCCTCAGCCGAGCGTGCGATGAGGATATTTAGGGAGATCGGGTTTTTTTTAGACGGAGAAGGATAATATATCCTCCACTAATCATTTTAGGGGATCCGCTAGGTGTGGCGTAAGGGAGGATAACCGAATTTATCCTCCCTTAGTGCCAGATAGGGGATCGGTTAGAGTTTCCCTTATGGAGGTAAGGTCATGGTACTCAGATTTGCAATGGGGCATGTCAACTCTACTGCATTTTGTCTTGGAGCTTTTGATGTTAGTTAACAGTGATGCCTTCAGTGCCTAATTGTCACATTATGCATAGatgttcatgttggggaacgtagcagaaattcaaaattttctacgcatcaccaagatcaatctatggagtaatctagcaacgaggggaaggagagtgcatctacataccattgtagatcgctaagcggaagcgttcaagtgaacggggttgatggagtcgtactcgtcgtgatccaaatcaccgatgatcctagtgccgaacggacggcacctccgcgttcaacacacgtacagcccggtgacgtctcctacgccttgatccagcaaggggagaaggagaggttggggaagactccatccagcagcagtacgacggcgtggtggtggtggaggagcgcgggactctagcagggcttcgccaagcactacaagagacgaggagggagaggggtatggctgcgccaacagggagagcaaatcacatgtgttgggcaaccccaaacctcaagtatatatagggggaggggaggggctgtgcccccacctagggttccctccctaggggtggcggaagcccccagatcccatctgggaggcggccaaggggagggagaggggggcgcacctagggtgggccttagggcccatctgcgcctagggtttgccccctctcctcttgaggcgcatgggccttggtggggaggcgccccagcccacctaggggctggtcccttcccactattggcccatgtatgcctccggggctggtggccccacctggtggacccccggacccctccggtggtcccggtacactaccagtgatgcctggaacacttctggtggccaaaaccatacttcctatatatcaatctttacctccgaaccattccggaactcctcgtgacgttcaggatctcatctgggactctgaacaacatttggtaaccgcgtacatactttccctataaccctagcgtcatcgaatcttaagtgtgtagaccatacgagttcgggaaccatgcagacatgaccgagacgttctccggtcaataaccaacagcgggatctggatacccatgttgtctcccacatgatccatgatgatctcatcggatgaaccacgatgttgaggattctatcaatcccgtattcaattccctttgtccagcagtacgatacttgcccgagattcgatcgtcggtatcccgataccttgtttaatctcgttaccggcaagtctctttactcgttccgtaacacatcatccggtgatcaactccttggtcaatttgtgcacattatgatgacgtcctaccgagtgggcccagagatacctctccgtttacacggagtgacaaatcctagtctcgattcgtgccaacccaacagacactttcggagatacctgtagtgtacctttatagccacccagttacgttgtgacgtttggcacacccaaagcactcctacggtatccgggagttgcacaatctcatggtctaaggaaatgatacttgacattagaaaagctttagcatacgaactacacgatctttgtgctaggcttaggattgggtcttgtccatcacataattctcctaatgatgtgatccagttatcaacgacatccaatgtccatggtcaggaaaccgtaaccatctattgatcaacgagctagtcaactagaggcttactagggacatggtgttgtctatgtatccacacatgtatctgagtttcctatcaatacaattctagcatggataataaacgattatcatgaacaatgaaatatataataataaccaatttattattgcctctagggcatatttgcaacagtctcccacttgcactagagttaataatctagttcacattgccatgtgattaacactcacaggtcacatcgtcatgtgaccaacatccaagattctactagactcaatgatctagttcacatcactatgtgataaacactcaaagagttctggggttgatcatgttatgcttgtgagagaggttgtagtcaacgagtcttgccatattcagatccctatgtattttgcaaaactttatgtcatatcgtagatgctgctaccacgttccacttggagctattccaaaatattgctccattatacgtatccagtatctctactcagagctatccggataggtgtcaagcttgcatcgacgtaactctttatgtcgaactctttatcacctccataaccgagaaccatttccttattcctctaaggataattttgaccgctatctgttgatctactcctagatcacctttgtaccctcttgccagacatgtggcaaggcacacatcaggtgcggtacttcagcatggcatatcgtatagagccaatgacaaaagcataggggatgaccttcgtccttcctctttcttctgccatggtcaagctttgagtcttactcaacttcacaccttacaactcaggtaagaaccccttctttgactgatctattttgaactccttaaaaaacatgtcaaggtgtgcgttctttgaaagtgtcatcaggcgtcttgatccatctctatagatcttgatgcccaatatgtaagcagctttatccaggtcttcctttaaaaaacactcttcaaacaaccgtttatgctttccagaaattctacattatttcggatcaacaatatgtcatccacatatacttatcagaaatgttgtagtgctcccactcactttcttgtaaatacaagtttctagcaaacattgtataaacctaaaagctttgatcacttcatcaaaacatatattccgattccgagatgcctgctctagtccatagaaggattgctggagctagcataccttttagcattcttaggatcgtcaaaaccttttattgtatcacatacaacttttcttacgaaaactggtaagaaaacttgctttgacatccatctgttagatttcataatcgaaaaatacagctaatgctaacatgattccgacggacttaagcatcgctacgggtgagaaattctcatcgtagtcaactccttgaacttgtgaaaagactctttcccacaagtcgagcttcatagacggtaacattaccgcccacgtccgtcttcttcttaaagatccatttatcttgatggcttgccgatcatcgggcaagtccaccaaagtccatactttgttctgatatatggatcctatctcggatttcatggcttctaaccatttgtcggaatacgggcccaccatcgcttctccctagctcgtaggttcattgttgtctaacaacatgatatctaagacaggattaccgtaccacttaggagtagtacatatccttgtcgacctacgaggttcgatagcaacttgatccgaagcttcatgatcactatcattaacttcctattcaatagacgtaggtgccacagaaaacatctttctgtgtcgcatcactctctggttgaagtaaaggttcgacaacctcatcaagttctatcttcctcccactcaattctttcgagagaaactccttctcgagaaatgacccgttcttagcgacaaacaatttgccctcggatctgagatagaaggtatacccaactgtcacctttgggtatcctatgaagatgtgtttgtccgcttagggttcgagcttctccggctgaagccttaagcatcgcagccccaaatattaagaaatgacaactttggtttcttgccaaaccaatgttcatacgacgtcgtctcaacgaacttagatggtgtcctatctaaagtgaatgcagttgtctctaacgcataacctcaaaatgaaaatggtagattggtatgagacatcatggatcgcaccaaatctcatagggttcgattacgacgtccggacacaccattaccttgtggtgttccaggtggcttcaactgtgaaacaattccacaatgtcttaactgattgccaaactcataactcagaaaatcctcttttgatcagatcgtaggaacatgatcttattgttatgatgattcttaacttcactctgaaaacgcttgaacttttcaaacatttcagacttgtgcttcattaagtagatatacctatatctacccaaatcgtcagtgaagatgagaaaatagcgatatccaccgcacgcttcaattttcattggatcacacgcatcagcatgcatgatttccaacaagtcacttgcccatttcattgtacctaaaaacggggtcttagttatcctgcccatgaggcatggctcgcatgtgtcaagcgattcaaaatcaagtgactccaaacatccatcgatatggagtttcttcatgcatcttacgccaatatgacctaagcggcagtgccacaagaaagtggtactatcattattaactctacatcttttggcgtgaacatgtgtattaccacgaccgagattcaatgaaccattcacatagggtgcatgaccatgaaaggtattattcatgtaaacagaacaaccattattctctaacttaaatgaataaccgtattgcaatgaacatgatataatcatattcatgctcaacgtagacacctaataatatttatctaggttcaatactaatcccgaaggcagatggagcgtgcgatggtgatctcatcaactttggaaacacttccaacatacatcgtcaccttgcccttagctAGTCtttgtttagtccgtagcttttgcttcaagtcaccaataatagcaactgaaccggtatccaatacccaggtgctaccaggagtactagtgaggtacacattaataacacgtatatactttgttgaagctgccagccttcttatctaccatgcatttggggtaattccgctaccagtgaccgttccccttacaatagaagcacctagtctcgggtttggtttcaacctttggttccttcactggagcggcagctggtttgccatccatgaagtttcccttctagcccttgcccttcttgaaaccagtggtcttgttaaaccatcaaca from Triticum dicoccoides isolate Atlit2015 ecotype Zavitan chromosome 6A, WEW_v2.0, whole genome shotgun sequence encodes:
- the LOC119317785 gene encoding uncharacterized protein LOC119317785, with protein sequence MPKEALRAAARHLAQLALDIAACADASGFDTSDLRAAAKALLQAEAGSRSDAISDLVRECLRLDGIVAMRDAAAADDLRRGVLDVALAGGTLLRLRVLPARGLDFLLAAAEGGAGGEVPEADADARAAQAELAREREAELRRKREAELKREAHEPTTAATTWWRRLACRFSSARATGSWWRLASWFPKETSGVNEDDPEAPLIARRQPDPSPSPSDCSPPWGNWLTIQTFSLGGSLCLLPYMGPAALLSDAAHYDNDYRWWVQLAFQIWWCLVIVGVPCALCCRSRIERIYARISAHLGMLDLSGWCRCLFPVLLDTVLLGGRDLNKQ